Proteins co-encoded in one Planctomycetota bacterium genomic window:
- the coxB gene encoding cytochrome c oxidase subunit II, whose amino-acid sequence MWTDSLCILPDLIATAAPVTNDTGWGQGFMPFDASSSGDDVDWTMWMINYISFFFGGIVIIAMVAFAIIFRHRKDGPQEGRGASNSTTLEITWTLIPTLIVLVIFTFGFRGYLSSRFAPPDAIQISANGKMWAWFFSYPDALGQGSPELWVPVNEPVQITLDSSDVIHSLYIPAFRVKKDVVPGRFNTLWFQADVEGTYELFCAEYCGTLHSKMVTKVHVVSREEYDAKMEEISNPYAGGVPFWEVGQKIHQQQGCAACHSIDGSVGTGPSWKNIWGQQHEMADGSQVLVDQEYITESIRYPGRKIVAGWGNVMPSYAAQLSVKDTIAVGEYIKSLTDGFTIDENGAVVAEDGTVSDPREDYDD is encoded by the coding sequence ATGTGGACTGACTCGCTTTGCATCCTGCCCGACCTGATCGCAACCGCAGCCCCGGTGACCAACGACACCGGCTGGGGACAGGGCTTCATGCCCTTCGATGCCTCGTCCAGTGGCGATGACGTCGACTGGACGATGTGGATGATCAACTACATCTCGTTCTTCTTCGGCGGCATCGTGATCATCGCGATGGTCGCTTTCGCGATCATCTTCCGCCACCGCAAGGACGGGCCTCAGGAAGGCCGGGGTGCCTCGAACTCGACGACGCTCGAGATCACCTGGACGCTGATCCCGACGCTGATCGTGTTGGTCATCTTCACATTCGGTTTCCGTGGATACCTCTCCAGCCGATTCGCCCCGCCGGACGCGATCCAGATTTCGGCCAACGGCAAGATGTGGGCGTGGTTCTTCAGCTACCCCGACGCACTCGGCCAGGGTTCCCCCGAGTTGTGGGTGCCGGTCAACGAGCCGGTGCAAATCACGCTCGATTCGTCCGACGTGATCCACTCGCTGTACATCCCGGCGTTCCGCGTGAAGAAGGACGTGGTGCCGGGCCGGTTCAACACGCTCTGGTTCCAAGCCGACGTCGAGGGAACCTACGAACTGTTCTGTGCTGAGTATTGCGGCACGCTGCACAGCAAGATGGTCACCAAGGTCCACGTCGTGAGCCGCGAGGAGTACGACGCGAAGATGGAGGAGATCAGCAACCCCTACGCCGGCGGCGTGCCGTTCTGGGAGGTCGGCCAGAAGATTCACCAACAACAGGGCTGTGCCGCTTGTCACAGTATCGACGGCTCGGTCGGCACCGGCCCGTCGTGGAAGAACATCTGGGGCCAGCAGCACGAGATGGCCGACGGTTCACAAGTGCTCGTCGATCAGGAGTACATCACCGAGTCGATCCGCTATCCCGGTCGCAAGATCGTGGCCGGCTGGGGCAACGTGATGCCCTCCTACGCGGCCCAGCTTTCGGTCAAGGACACCATCGCGGTCGGCGAGTACATCAAGTCGCTCACCGACGGATTCACCATCGACGAGAACGGCGCGGTCGTCGCCGAGGACGGCACCGTCTCCGACCCACGCGAGGATTACGACGACTGA
- a CDS encoding SCO family protein, protein MKCLAAILAATTLAASAGVASAQYQRPDSFDAPNNRDFLAQQDAEELSYLRLAQVGTDIPLDLTFTDETGKEVKFGDYFDGTTPVILQLGYYECPQLCTEISKGIADAVKNLTLEDGEYRILTVSFDPNEKYTLGAAKKTTTLDAVGRPEVFDDWHFLVGTQDNIDVLTESVGFGYGWVELAQEWSHPSVIFILSPSGKLTRSIPGVDFDPQTVRLSLVEAADGRVGTFLDKIALITCFSYDAGMGQYTPSAVKLMRSAALLTVVLMGVVIAYWLFREKRVRTEDNAEKDPKDTGTPATA, encoded by the coding sequence ATGAAGTGTCTCGCCGCCATCCTCGCCGCCACCACCTTGGCCGCCTCGGCCGGGGTTGCGTCCGCGCAGTACCAACGGCCCGACAGCTTCGACGCCCCGAACAACCGCGACTTCCTCGCACAACAAGACGCGGAAGAACTGTCGTACCTCAGGCTTGCCCAGGTCGGCACGGACATACCGTTGGACCTGACCTTTACCGACGAGACCGGTAAGGAAGTGAAATTCGGCGATTACTTCGACGGCACCACCCCTGTCATCCTGCAACTGGGTTACTACGAATGTCCACAGCTTTGCACGGAGATCAGCAAGGGCATCGCGGACGCGGTCAAGAACCTAACGCTCGAGGACGGCGAGTATCGCATCCTCACGGTCAGCTTCGACCCGAACGAAAAGTACACCCTCGGTGCGGCCAAGAAGACCACCACGCTTGACGCGGTCGGTCGGCCCGAGGTGTTCGACGACTGGCATTTCCTAGTCGGCACCCAGGACAACATCGACGTGCTCACCGAGTCGGTCGGCTTCGGTTACGGCTGGGTCGAGCTCGCCCAGGAATGGTCGCACCCGTCGGTCATCTTCATCCTCAGCCCGTCCGGCAAGCTCACCCGGTCGATTCCCGGCGTGGACTTCGACCCGCAAACGGTCCGGCTCTCGCTGGTCGAGGCCGCCGACGGGCGGGTCGGTACGTTCCTGGACAAGATCGCCCTCATCACGTGCTTCAGCTACGACGCGGGGATGGGCCAATACACGCCCAGCGCGGTGAAGCTCATGCGGTCGGCGGCGTTGCTGACGGTGGTGTTGATGGGCGTGGTGATCGCATACTGGCTGTTCCGCGAAAAGCGCGTCCGGACCGAAGACAACGCCGAGAAGGATCCGAAGGACACCGGCACGCCGGCGACGGCATAA
- a CDS encoding cytochrome c, with translation MSRTPLDHDYAPKGLMRSALQNPAFSFAIGALRRFRRPPFLLLGFAVAGIIASFIPITWSVYYRFAKSPDPRPHLFLDMDNQAKYKAQAPSPVFEDGRAMRLPVPGTVARGELIEDEKYALGYVMDGQGNVTWVEGMPDGLEVDEKFMKRGQELYNRFCWLCHGYDGYGNGPIHVRAVKGQNALWVTPSNLHDETRLGRADGHLYNTVNNGIRNMAGYGTLIRDPKDRWAVVAYVRALQLSQAVPAGEVDPSLVANAPVQPALTNGKPPVVEEPAEETDTEQAAAR, from the coding sequence ATGTCCCGCACTCCCCTCGATCACGATTACGCCCCGAAAGGGTTGATGCGCAGCGCGTTGCAAAACCCGGCGTTCAGCTTTGCGATCGGTGCGTTGCGTCGATTCCGTCGGCCGCCGTTCCTGCTGCTCGGGTTCGCGGTTGCGGGGATCATCGCGTCGTTCATCCCGATCACCTGGAGCGTGTACTACCGCTTTGCCAAAAGCCCTGATCCCCGGCCGCACCTGTTCCTCGATATGGATAACCAGGCCAAGTACAAGGCCCAGGCCCCGTCGCCGGTCTTCGAGGACGGTCGGGCCATGCGGCTGCCCGTGCCCGGCACCGTCGCCCGCGGCGAGCTGATCGAAGATGAGAAATACGCCCTCGGCTACGTCATGGACGGCCAAGGCAACGTTACCTGGGTCGAGGGCATGCCCGACGGCCTTGAGGTCGACGAAAAGTTCATGAAGCGTGGCCAAGAGTTGTACAACCGATTCTGCTGGCTGTGCCACGGGTACGACGGCTACGGGAACGGCCCGATCCACGTCCGTGCGGTCAAGGGCCAGAACGCCCTTTGGGTTACACCCAGCAACCTGCACGACGAAACCCGTCTGGGCCGGGCCGACGGACACCTGTACAACACGGTCAACAACGGCATTCGCAACATGGCCGGCTACGGCACGCTCATCCGCGACCCCAAGGATCGCTGGGCCGTGGTGGCCTACGTCCGGGCGTTGCAACTCTCGCAAGCGGTGCCGGCCGGCGAGGTCGACCCGTCGCTCGTCGCCAACGCCCCGGTCCAGCCGGCACTGACCAACGGCAAGCCGCCGGTGGTGGAAGAGCCGGCGGAGGAAACGGACACCGAGCAGGCCGCGGCCCGCTAG
- a CDS encoding DUF3341 domain-containing protein — translation MSTTDDNPTLETADVELRRQTSPLSTPDSLDYSIDSSLDQEREETVGIFGEYDTVDGVVAAAKAVREAGITKFDVHTPFPIHGIDDVIGIKPTILPWIVLGAGLSGMAGGFFLTMYTQGAFGSFDSLLSLAPYEYLISGKPLNSLPAYIPVIFETTILAAAFTAGLGMLLLNGLPMLYNPLFKHERFRRVTDDRFFVVIDAKDKKFDQARDILEDSSPLAIEVVKD, via the coding sequence ATGAGCACCACTGACGACAACCCCACCCTCGAGACCGCCGACGTCGAGCTGCGCCGCCAAACGAGCCCGCTCTCAACACCGGACTCCCTCGATTACTCGATCGACTCATCGCTCGACCAGGAGCGCGAGGAAACGGTCGGCATCTTCGGCGAGTACGACACGGTCGACGGCGTCGTCGCCGCCGCCAAGGCCGTCCGCGAAGCCGGGATCACCAAGTTCGACGTCCACACGCCCTTTCCCATCCACGGCATCGACGATGTCATCGGCATCAAGCCGACGATCCTGCCGTGGATCGTGCTGGGCGCGGGGCTCTCGGGCATGGCCGGCGGGTTCTTCCTCACGATGTACACCCAGGGCGCGTTCGGCTCCTTCGATTCGCTGCTCTCACTCGCACCGTACGAATACCTGATCTCGGGCAAGCCGCTGAACTCGCTGCCGGCATACATCCCGGTGATCTTCGAGACCACGATTCTCGCCGCGGCCTTCACGGCTGGCCTCGGCATGCTGCTGCTCAACGGGCTGCCGATGCTCTACAACCCGCTGTTCAAACATGAACGTTTTCGCCGGGTCACCGACGACCGCTTTTTCGTCGTGATCGACGCCAAGGACAAGAAGTTCGACCAGGCCCGCGACATCCTTGAGGACTCGTCGCCGTTGGCGATCGAAGTGGTCAAGGACTGA
- the nrfD gene encoding NrfD/PsrC family molybdoenzyme membrane anchor subunit: MRGYKPFYPDNLGEPVSGREPLVLGPPAESFGAVTEVTTRQNFKLPSYRWLGAFAVAFTLLQLLPLTQIYLFAAGPGVWGNNNPVAWGFPIVNFVFWVGIGHAGTLISAILFLLRQNWRTSINRFAEAMTIFAVICAGMYPGIHIGRPWLAYWLFPIPNQMAMWPQFRSPLMWDVFAVSTYASVSALFWYLGMVPDLATLRDKAKTRIQQVAYGALSLGWNGSARHWHRFEKMYLLLAALCTPLVLSVHSVVSFDFAVSQLPGWHTTIFPPYFVAGAVFGGFAMVLTLAIPARWLFGLEGVITKRHIENMNRILLLTGCIVSFAYITEFFIAWYSGHHYEQFQFLYRPFGDKALFFYAMMFCNVIAPQVLWSSRMRKNLWVTMAVAMCVNFGMWFERFVIIIISLEADFLPSSWGAFWPTWVDWAMFAGTFGLFFTNMLLFVRVGPIIALAEVKSIMPQAHIGHSTHETNAHPEAKEDMHPEK, encoded by the coding sequence ATGCGCGGGTACAAGCCGTTCTACCCGGACAATCTGGGCGAGCCGGTCAGCGGGCGTGAGCCGTTGGTGCTCGGACCACCGGCCGAGTCGTTCGGCGCGGTGACCGAGGTCACGACCCGGCAGAACTTCAAGCTGCCGTCCTACCGCTGGCTCGGGGCGTTTGCCGTCGCGTTCACGCTGCTGCAACTGCTGCCGCTGACACAGATCTATCTCTTCGCGGCGGGTCCGGGTGTGTGGGGCAACAACAACCCCGTCGCGTGGGGCTTTCCGATCGTGAACTTCGTGTTCTGGGTCGGCATCGGCCACGCCGGCACGCTGATCTCCGCGATCCTCTTCCTGCTCCGTCAGAACTGGCGTACGTCGATCAACCGCTTTGCCGAAGCGATGACGATCTTCGCGGTCATCTGTGCGGGCATGTACCCGGGCATCCACATCGGTCGGCCCTGGCTGGCGTACTGGCTGTTCCCGATCCCGAACCAAATGGCCATGTGGCCGCAGTTCCGCTCGCCGCTGATGTGGGACGTGTTCGCGGTGTCGACCTATGCGTCCGTCTCGGCGTTGTTCTGGTACCTGGGCATGGTCCCGGACTTGGCGACGCTGCGTGACAAAGCCAAGACCCGCATCCAGCAGGTCGCTTATGGCGCCCTCTCGCTCGGCTGGAACGGCTCGGCCCGCCACTGGCACCGCTTCGAGAAGATGTACCTGCTCCTCGCGGCGCTCTGCACGCCGCTGGTGCTCTCGGTCCACTCGGTGGTGTCGTTCGACTTCGCGGTCTCGCAGCTGCCCGGTTGGCACACGACGATCTTCCCGCCGTACTTCGTCGCCGGTGCCGTGTTCGGCGGCTTCGCGATGGTGCTGACCCTGGCGATCCCCGCCCGCTGGCTCTTCGGCCTCGAGGGCGTGATCACCAAACGCCACATCGAAAACATGAACCGCATCCTGTTGCTCACGGGCTGCATCGTGTCCTTCGCCTACATCACCGAGTTCTTCATCGCCTGGTACTCCGGGCACCACTACGAGCAGTTCCAGTTCCTCTACCGCCCGTTCGGCGACAAGGCGTTGTTCTTCTACGCGATGATGTTCTGCAACGTGATCGCCCCGCAGGTGCTCTGGTCGAGCCGGATGCGTAAGAACCTCTGGGTCACGATGGCGGTGGCGATGTGCGTGAACTTCGGGATGTGGTTCGAGCGGTTCGTGATCATCATCATCTCGCTCGAAGCCGACTTCCTGCCCAGCAGCTGGGGCGCGTTCTGGCCGACGTGGGTCGACTGGGCGATGTTCGCCGGCACGTTCGGGCTGTTCTTCACGAACATGCTTCTGTTCGTTCGCGTCGGCCCGATCATCGCGCTGGCGGAGGTCAAGTCGATCATGCCCCAGGCCCACATCGGCCACTCGACCCACGAGACAAACGCTCACCCCGAAGCCAAAGAGGACATGCACCCCGAGAAGTAA